A genomic window from Thermodesulfobacteriota bacterium includes:
- a CDS encoding transposase, with protein sequence MPSVRIPRDAASGFYFLTFTVRNWYYIFDRHNRFDMLGDALRYCKENKGLKLYAYVFMLNHVHLVVSSRDTIGFVRDFKRHTSKELLRNMAAIEPDVLKLFEVEGGRYEFWARTNMPKAIESERFLLQKVEYVHNNPVRKRYVERPEYWLWSSANPESEVPVNPLPA encoded by the coding sequence ATGCCTTCGGTAAGGATTCCCAGAGACGCTGCTTCGGGTTTCTACTTCCTCACGTTCACGGTGCGGAACTGGTATTATATTTTCGACAGGCACAACCGCTTCGATATGCTCGGAGATGCCTTAAGGTACTGCAAAGAGAACAAGGGGCTGAAACTTTACGCCTATGTATTCATGTTGAACCATGTGCACCTTGTGGTATCTTCCCGTGACACCATCGGCTTCGTGAGGGATTTCAAAAGGCATACATCAAAGGAGCTGTTGCGTAACATGGCTGCCATCGAGCCTGATGTCCTGAAGCTCTTCGAGGTTGAAGGGGGCAGGTATGAGTTCTGGGCGAGGACAAACATGCCGAAGGCTATCGAGAGCGAGAGGTTTCTTTTACAGAAGGTTGAATACGTCCACAATAACCCGGTGCGGAAAAGATATGTTGAGAGGCCGGAGTACTGGCTAT